AGTCGGAACTGCCCAGCTTCCCGATCAACGCGGCGACGATTTTGGGGTCCGCGGGCGCCAGTGGTTCGACCCGGTCCGTGATGAACTTGAGCGCCGCGGTCGGGTCCGTGGACAGGTACCGGATCGCCGCGAACCCCTTCCGGGCGCTCGGGTCCGCCAGGTCCGCCCACGCCGCGTCCGCGTTTTGGGGCGTGGGGGCCGGGGACAGTCGCCCCCCGGTCGCGTCCCAGATCAGGAGCGTGCGGTCGGTTGCGAACGTACACAGGCGCGTCCCGTCCGGGGAGAACCGCACCCCCCACGGCTTGCCAACGTGTCCCGTGAAACGGAGCCGCTCCGACCCGGTCGCCACCTCGTACACGCGCACGTCCGCGCCGTGAGTGGCGGCGAGCGTTCGCCCGTCCGGGGAAAATTCCAGCGCCGGCGAGCCCCGATCACCGGGCTCCTTCGCGACCGGTTCCACCAAAACGCGCAGCTCGCGCCCGGTGCCCGCATCGGCGAGCCCCACGGCTCCGTCTTTATCGGCCAACGCCAAATAGCGCTCATCGGGAGAGACCGCCACCGCGCCCGACCACTTCTCGGCCAGCCGGAACTCCTCTTTGCCGGTCGCAAAATCGATCACGCGAGCACCGGGCGCGCCGTCACGCACCAGCACCCGTTTTCCGTCTCGGAAGAACACGAGCCGACTCACGACACCACCAGTGTGCGGAATCGTTCGCACTTCTTTTCGCCCGATCACGTCCCACACGTGTAGCGCCTTCTGTCCCCCGCTCACCAGGAACTTCCCGTCCGGGGTGAAGGTCAGGGCACGCACCATTCCGTCTTTGGCCACGAACGAGTGCAACTCCTTGCCCGTTACCGGCTCCCAGAGCCGGACCGTTCCGTCTTGGCTCCCGGTCGCCAGCAGAGATCCGTCCGGGCTGTACGCGATCCTCTCGATCCCGGACTTGTGCCCGACGAACTCGAGCACCTTTCGGCCCGTCGTTGCGTCCCACACCCGGGCGACGTTGTCCGTGTACGAAGCGCCGGACACCACGCGCGTTCCGTCCCGCGACCACGTCGCGTCGCTGATCGTGTACCGGTGCCCGCCGGTATCATCAACCGGCTTCCCCGTCGCGGCATCCCAGACGCTCACCCGGCGCCCGTCCGCCGCGAACAGCCGCTTACCGTCTCCCGTGAACGCGGCGTGGAACACCTGGAAATCGTGAACCTGAATGTCCCGGAGTTTCTTCCGCGTGCCCAAGTCCCAGATCCGGATCGTGGTCGCCTTGGCGCCCCCCGCAAGGGTCTTCCCGTCCGGGGAGAACGCCAGGAATTGACCGAGGCGCTCGGGCTGATCGGCCAGTTCGGGCAGTTCCTTTCCCGTGTCTACGTCCCACATTCGGACCTTCGTTGTCTTCTGGTCCTCGCGGGCCAGGAGTTTGCCGTCCGGAGAGAAGCAGACCGCCTCTGTGAATTGCTGCCCGGTCGGTGGAAGTTGGAGCAGCGACTTCGCGGTACCCGCATCCCACACCGACACCGAGCCGTCGGTCAACCAGTACGCGACGCGCTTCGAGTCCGTTGAGAATTGAATGGGGTTGTGAAAGACCGCTTGCCCGGAGCAGGGGCCGAGATCGGTCCAGCGTTCTTTGTCGGCGTTCCAGATGCGGAAGGCCGCGAGCCCTTGAGCACCAATGTCCCGCTGAAGAACCGCCACGGTCTTCCCGTCCGGCGCGAGCCCGGCAACGGACAACTCACTGATTGGGGGCAGCTTCCGAATCGTCTCCCCCGACACCGGATCGATCAGGCGACTCTCGTTCTGGTCCCGCACGATGGCAACCAACTTCGCGCCGGCAGAGCTGAGGGTGAACCGAATATGTTGCGGTCCCGGTTTCGTCAACCCGTCCCAGAGCGCGATCGGGCGCCCCGACTCGCCGTCCCAAAGTTTGTACCCATCACGCCCCCGGGACGCGACCAGCTTCCCGTCCGCGCCGACGATCATGCTCTCGATCGTTTCGCCGTGGTGGAACCGGATCGACCCGAGGCGCGCGACCGCGCCGGGCGGGAGCGGGTCGCCGAACACGTCCGTTGTTGGTGTGGGGGCGGCTTTCGCAACGGGTTGCGTCGCGTGCGCGGCCGGCGCGGGAGCGGGCGGGGCTTCGACCGGTTGGC
The Gemmata palustris DNA segment above includes these coding regions:
- a CDS encoding sigma-70 family RNA polymerase sigma factor yields the protein MTGSARLIQLARDITPRTEVAPADTVLLQRYAVERDEAAFAELVRRNGPLVLRTCRHVLGESAADDAFQAVFLLLVRSAGRLTRPGALAGWLHAAAVRIAHRARRGEDRRRKRESARRVPAPTSDDLTWKEVREVLDAEIAALSENYRLPLVLCYLQELTHEEAARRIGCEPGVLRGRLDRGRDRLRLRLARYGLPLAAPALVFGAPPPVSAALVERTVAVVMASAGSGVPPALAALLGGSPRWRAVLLAPAVTVLAFVLAAAGQPVEAPPAPAPAAHATQPVAKAAPTPTTDVFGDPLPPGAVARLGSIRFHHGETIESMIVGADGKLVASRGRDGYKLWDGESGRPIALWDGLTKPGPQHIRFTLSSAGAKLVAIVRDQNESRLIDPVSGETIRKLPPISELSVAGLAPDGKTVAVLQRDIGAQGLAAFRIWNADKERWTDLGPCSGQAVFHNPIQFSTDSKRVAYWLTDGSVSVWDAGTAKSLLQLPPTGQQFTEAVCFSPDGKLLAREDQKTTKVRMWDVDTGKELPELADQPERLGQFLAFSPDGKTLAGGAKATTIRIWDLGTRKKLRDIQVHDFQVFHAAFTGDGKRLFAADGRRVSVWDAATGKPVDDTGGHRYTISDATWSRDGTRVVSGASYTDNVARVWDATTGRKVLEFVGHKSGIERIAYSPDGSLLATGSQDGTVRLWEPVTGKELHSFVAKDGMVRALTFTPDGKFLVSGGQKALHVWDVIGRKEVRTIPHTGGVVSRLVFFRDGKRVLVRDGAPGARVIDFATGKEEFRLAEKWSGAVAVSPDERYLALADKDGAVGLADAGTGRELRVLVEPVAKEPGDRGSPALEFSPDGRTLAATHGADVRVYEVATGSERLRFTGHVGKPWGVRFSPDGTRLCTFATDRTLLIWDATGGRLSPAPTPQNADAAWADLADPSARKGFAAIRYLSTDPTAALKFITDRVEPLAPADPKIVAALIGKLGSSDFAEREGASKELTALAPTAATQLRAAAGKSDVPEVRTRLNAILTNVKETKLSGEHLRAVRAVEVLERIGTPEAQTLLARLATGGPDLTLTRDAAGALGRLKGKK